Proteins encoded in a region of the Spiroplasma endosymbiont of Amphimallon solstitiale genome:
- a CDS encoding fructose PTS transporter subunit IIA, translating into MKITNDLLNNSHIIFESNIKNQIEALTKITDLTFSLGYITNRDELLKAFLALEQELSTGFEGGIAIPHARIKSIKKPAILILCNNNGVDWKAIDGQLTTFIIALIIPETQAENLHLDILSTLAIKLVNKDFRKKLKNAKNSQEIISLINDETVKNSTKKEIKTMKNKETKKIVGVSSFNYVEKYGWPKIIHQFTLKILFLIKNLLKVTLFSVKIL; encoded by the coding sequence TTGAAAATAACTAATGATTTATTAAACAACTCACATATTATTTTTGAATCTAATATTAAAAATCAAATAGAAGCACTAACTAAAATTACTGATTTGACATTTTCATTAGGTTATATTACTAATCGTGATGAATTACTAAAAGCATTTCTTGCTCTTGAACAAGAATTATCAACGGGTTTTGAAGGTGGAATTGCAATTCCACACGCTAGAATTAAATCAATTAAAAAACCTGCAATTCTAATATTATGTAATAATAATGGTGTTGACTGAAAAGCAATAGATGGACAATTAACAACTTTTATTATTGCTTTAATAATTCCTGAAACACAAGCAGAAAATTTACATTTAGATATTTTAAGTACACTTGCAATTAAACTTGTAAATAAAGATTTTCGTAAAAAATTAAAAAATGCAAAAAATTCACAAGAAATAATATCGCTTATTAATGATGAAACAGTTAAAAATAGTACTAAAAAAGAAATAAAAACAATGAAAAATAAGGAAACAAAAAAAATTGTTGGAGTTTCTTCTTTTAATTATGTAGAAAAGTATGGATGACCAAAAATTATTCATCAATTTACACTTAAAATATTATTTTTAATTAAAAATTTGTTAAAAGTAACATTATTTAGTGTAAAAATTCTCTAA
- a CDS encoding rolling circle replication-associated protein, translated as MDIQQDFYVKKIFYACYVKNVVLPISFLSNVGNKKGKCYVGNKQKLRNNTSRTKTNLIQKALHNFYNSKMLSFVTLTYKNNMQDIKKAKKDIGLFFIKFKKWWNDPKRFQNLGELKYFYVYEYQSRGAIHFHVIFNRKIYKSMLAEWWTHGFNDLKVVKKGTNEFVIKYLGKYVTKAMDDVKSINQTDVGVKAYAFSRNCKNPLVVRGIKKLTIGDIIKASFNATNVFYFKTQRDSNGDTVMIGAIIESTVVNDYFKEYEDYEKYVYLSALSYKHYLWTSEIGYLNHRDRDVLTWVYKVFGSKVEEINFKKKVLH; from the coding sequence TATGTTAAAAAAATTTTTTATGCTTGTTATGTTAAAAATGTTGTTTTACCTATTTCTTTTTTAAGTAATGTTGGAAATAAAAAAGGTAAATGTTATGTTGGAAATAAACAAAAATTGAGAAATAATACTTCTCGTACTAAAACTAATTTAATTCAAAAAGCATTACATAATTTTTATAATAGTAAAATGTTAAGTTTTGTTACTTTGACTTATAAAAATAATATGCAAGATATTAAAAAAGCAAAAAAAGATATTGGTTTATTTTTTATTAAATTCAAAAAGTGATGAAATGACCCTAAACGTTTTCAAAATTTAGGAGAATTAAAGTATTTTTATGTTTATGAATATCAATCTCGTGGTGCTATTCATTTTCATGTAATTTTTAATAGAAAGATATATAAAAGTATGTTAGCAGAATGATGAACTCATGGTTTTAATGATTTAAAAGTAGTTAAAAAAGGTACGAATGAATTTGTTATTAAATATTTAGGAAAATATGTTACAAAAGCCATGGATGATGTTAAATCTATAAATCAGACAGATGTAGGTGTAAAGGCTTATGCTTTTAGTCGTAATTGTAAAAATCCTCTTGTAGTTCGTGGTATTAAAAAATTGACAATTGGAGATATAATTAAAGCAAGTTTTAATGCAACAAATGTATTTTATTTTAAAACTCAAAGAGATAGTAATGGTGATACTGTGATGATTGGTGCTATTATTGAAAGTACTGTTGTAAATGATTATTTTAAAGAATATGAAGATTACGAAAAATATGTATATTTAAGTGCTTTATCGTATAAACATTATTTATGGACTAGTGAAATTGGTTATTTAAATCATAGAGATAGAGATGTTTTGACTTGGGTTTATAAAGTTTTTGGTAGTAAAGTTGAAGAAATAAATTTTAAGAAAAAAGTTTTACATTAG
- a CDS encoding BspA family leucine-rich repeat surface protein, with amino-acid sequence MKKILTALSVLTFASAAGSLAVTVLNTSSQKNDVLNNKTQQDTIYIDENGKKVITNKHNLSYIKTTKITQIGFYKNDQGEIQVVNMPITIKEVPEQLPSEITSLSYMFADATSFNQDLSKWDVSNVTNMNNMFSNAWVFNQDLSKWNVSNVMKYEGFSFDSGIHNSNKLPKFKKFLII; translated from the coding sequence ATGAAAAAAATATTGACAGCATTAAGTGTTTTAACATTTGCATCAGCCGCAGGAAGTTTAGCTGTAACTGTCTTAAACACAAGTTCACAAAAAAATGATGTTTTAAATAATAAAACTCAACAAGATACAATTTACATTGATGAAAATGGCAAAAAAGTAATAACTAATAAGCATAATCTATCATATATAAAAACTACCAAAATTACTCAAATTGGATTTTATAAAAATGATCAGGGAGAAATTCAAGTTGTTAACATGCCAATAACAATTAAAGAAGTTCCAGAACAATTACCATCAGAAATCACATCTTTGAGTTATATGTTTGCTGATGCGACATCATTTAATCAAGATTTGTCAAAATGAGATGTATCTAATGTAACAAATATGAACAATATGTTTAGTAATGCATGAGTATTTAATCAAGATTTATCAAAGTGAAATGTATCAAATGTTATGAAATACGAAGGTTTTTCTTTTGATTCAGGAATTCATAACTCAAATAAATTACCAAAGTTTAAAAAATTTTTAATAATTTAA
- a CDS encoding FMN-dependent NADH-azoreductase, with the protein MANKILVIRSSMIKKELSYSESLVSRFVKYYREFHPEDSIIELDLNQIPMASITITQKNFASYFNKKDSDYYINQLKNVNKVIYTTPMTNFNVTSMTKNYLDHILVAGKTFDYKYTKQGEARGLLPHLKVQILATQGAPYGWYLWGNHATYLKGTWEFVGAKVVEPILICGTKVQELHQNDANLLIGSKILAKGGGLPALGPEKTMDKFEQYIKEAAKKF; encoded by the coding sequence ATGGCAAATAAAATATTAGTAATTCGTTCTTCTATGATTAAAAAAGAACTATCTTATTCTGAAAGTTTAGTATCTCGTTTTGTTAAATATTATCGTGAATTTCATCCAGAAGATTCAATAATTGAATTAGATTTAAATCAAATACCAATGGCAAGTATTACTATTACGCAAAAAAACTTTGCTTCATATTTTAATAAAAAAGATTCTGATTATTATATTAATCAACTAAAAAATGTTAATAAAGTTATATATACAACACCAATGACAAATTTTAATGTTACTAGCATGACAAAAAATTATTTAGATCACATCTTAGTTGCTGGTAAAACTTTTGATTATAAATATACCAAACAAGGTGAAGCTAGAGGATTATTACCACATTTAAAAGTTCAAATTTTGGCGACACAAGGAGCACCATATGGCTGATATTTATGAGGTAATCATGCAACTTATTTAAAAGGAACATGAGAATTTGTAGGTGCTAAAGTAGTAGAACCAATTCTTATTTGTGGTACTAAGGTTCAAGAACTTCATCAAAATGATGCTAATTTACTTATTGGTTCTAAAATATTAGCAAAAGGTGGAGGTTTGCCAGCATTAGGACCAGAAAAAACGATGGATAAATTTGAACAGTATATTAAAGAAGCAGCAAAAAAGTTTTAA
- a CDS encoding rod shape-determining protein, with translation MFKTRKENLNQKNNKLKSITDYQWLALDIGTENFKARHINIGLRYDAPTYLAEDYEKNRILYGEEAKALTDKTNENVIIKRPVRDGNIADPDALQRILTKIFQDFRLEIKNLKEINNNSIKKHEKLDKNRNLIVLMATPSEINSVQKEALENIVYRLGALRGFVQEEVKMAALGSGQDIFGSAIMCIDIGGGSTDVAIISNNSILYSYTTHCAGDYLIQKVQEYIIKKHALKVGIKEAEDVIKNIGSLMKYQDEKPYTISGFSLPRLNSQPGETMSISKTIEITPEEIRENVMQVQFKEHIIPAIRRVLRTAGDKAAGSISDLKKKGKGITICGGGAYIKKVDKFIQEELAKEYYIEVKTEKGTKPMRQKYEGDLFEVRTAPNPLDNVIDGCVKYRDTIYKQLIIEQNPSSEILIKDEDLG, from the coding sequence ATGTTTAAAACAAGAAAAGAAAATTTAAATCAGAAAAATAACAAACTTAAATCAATAACTGATTATCAATGATTAGCTTTAGATATCGGAACAGAAAACTTTAAAGCTAGACATATTAATATAGGTCTTAGATATGATGCTCCAACCTATTTAGCTGAAGACTATGAAAAAAATAGAATTCTTTACGGTGAAGAGGCTAAGGCTTTAACTGACAAAACAAATGAAAACGTTATTATTAAACGTCCAGTTCGTGATGGTAATATTGCTGATCCAGATGCTTTACAACGTATTCTTACTAAAATTTTTCAAGATTTCAGACTTGAAATTAAAAATTTAAAAGAAATTAATAACAATTCTATAAAAAAACATGAAAAATTAGATAAAAATCGTAATTTGATTGTGTTGATGGCAACACCAAGTGAAATTAATTCAGTACAAAAAGAAGCTTTAGAAAATATTGTATATCGTTTAGGAGCACTCCGTGGATTTGTACAAGAAGAAGTAAAAATGGCAGCCTTAGGTTCAGGGCAAGATATTTTTGGAAGTGCAATTATGTGCATTGATATTGGTGGTGGCAGTACTGATGTTGCTATTATTAGTAATAATTCAATATTATATTCATATACAACACATTGTGCTGGTGACTATTTAATACAAAAAGTTCAAGAATATATTATAAAAAAACATGCCTTAAAAGTTGGAATAAAAGAAGCTGAAGATGTTATTAAAAATATTGGCTCACTTATGAAATATCAAGATGAAAAACCATACACAATTTCAGGTTTTTCATTACCTAGATTAAATTCTCAGCCAGGAGAAACAATGTCAATTTCTAAAACTATTGAAATTACACCAGAAGAAATTCGTGAAAATGTTATGCAAGTTCAATTCAAAGAACATATTATTCCAGCCATTCGTAGAGTACTAAGAACTGCTGGTGACAAGGCTGCTGGAAGTATTAGTGATTTAAAGAAAAAAGGTAAGGGAATCACAATTTGTGGTGGTGGAGCTTATATTAAAAAAGTTGATAAATTTATTCAAGAAGAATTAGCTAAAGAATATTATATTGAAGTTAAAACTGAAAAAGGTACAAAACCAATGCGTCAAAAATATGAAGGAGATCTTTTTGAAGTGCGGACTGCTCCAAATCCTTTAGATAATGTTATTGATGGTTGTGTAAAATATCGTGATACAATTTACAAACAATTAATAATTGAACAAAATCCTAGTAGTGAAATTCTAATAAAGGACGAAGATTTAGGATAA
- a CDS encoding PTS fructose transporter subunit IIB — MYHYFYKKLKVSSCTTGVVHTYMCKELLETAGKELGYQVHIECQGQKGPEYVLTEQEIKEADVVILATDVAIDLERFIGKKIYLWYKTSS; from the coding sequence ATGTATCATTACTTTTATAAAAAATTAAAGGTTTCTTCTTGTACAACTGGAGTAGTTCATACTTACATGTGTAAAGAATTATTAGAAACCGCAGGAAAAGAACTAGGCTATCAAGTACATATTGAATGTCAAGGTCAAAAAGGACCAGAATATGTACTAACAGAACAAGAAATTAAAGAAGCGGATGTCGTTATTTTAGCAACAGATGTTGCAATTGACTTAGAACGTTTTATTGGTAAAAAAATATACTTGTGGTACAAAACCAGTAGTTAA
- a CDS encoding IS256 family transposase — protein MAKKQNINNNDPISKAVDLLLENTEDLTTVFKEGGLYKELTKRLVEKMLNSEMQNYLGYEKNQHSNTENARNGTSSKKLITQQGKIEIDVPRDRNSDFTPVIVAKRQRRFDGFDQQVLSLYAKGMTLSDIRMQLQELYHGADISESVISQITDDVIDDVKAWQNRPLESIYPIVYFDCIVVKVRQDKRIINKSVYIALGVDLEGKKDVLGLWISENEGAKFWLANFTEMKNRGLNDILIACSDNLTGMSEAIQAVYPKTEHQLCIVHQIRNSLKYVSYKHRKTLVTDLKPIYSACSEEQAMQALESFESKWNKQYPQIAKSWYKNWENLMIFISYPAEIKRVIYTTNAIESVNSQLRKVIRNKKAFPNDMSVFKIFYLAIENITKKWTLPIQNWNTAIAHFMIKFEDRINLN, from the coding sequence ATGGCTAAAAAACAAAATATTAATAATAATGATCCAATATCAAAAGCAGTAGATTTATTATTAGAAAATACTGAAGATTTAACAACAGTTTTTAAAGAAGGGGGTTTATATAAAGAATTAACAAAACGTTTAGTTGAAAAAATGTTGAATTCTGAAATGCAAAATTATTTAGGATATGAAAAAAATCAACATAGTAATACTGAAAATGCTCGTAATGGTACAAGTTCAAAAAAATTAATAACTCAACAAGGTAAAATTGAGATTGATGTACCAAGAGATCGCAATAGTGATTTTACTCCTGTAATAGTTGCAAAAAGACAGCGAAGATTTGATGGTTTTGATCAACAAGTGCTTTCACTATATGCAAAAGGTATGACTCTATCTGACATTAGAATGCAGTTACAAGAGTTATATCATGGTGCTGATATTAGTGAAAGTGTTATTAGTCAAATTACTGATGATGTTATTGATGATGTCAAAGCATGACAAAATCGACCATTAGAAAGCATTTATCCGATTGTTTATTTTGATTGTATAGTAGTTAAAGTTAGACAAGATAAACGGATTATTAATAAATCAGTTTATATAGCATTAGGAGTTGATTTAGAAGGTAAAAAAGATGTTTTAGGCTTATGAATTAGTGAAAATGAAGGTGCTAAATTTTGATTAGCTAATTTCACAGAAATGAAAAATCGAGGCTTAAATGATATTTTGATTGCTTGTAGTGATAATTTAACAGGCATGTCAGAAGCAATACAAGCAGTTTATCCTAAAACAGAACATCAATTATGCATTGTTCATCAAATTCGAAATAGTTTAAAATATGTTTCATACAAACATCGAAAAACTCTAGTTACAGATTTAAAACCAATTTATAGTGCATGTAGTGAAGAACAAGCAATGCAAGCTTTAGAATCATTTGAAAGTAAATGAAATAAACAATATCCCCAAATTGCTAAATCTTGATATAAAAATTGAGAAAATTTGATGATTTTTATTAGTTATCCTGCAGAAATCAAAAGAGTAATTTATACAACAAATGCTATTGAATCTGTTAATAGTCAATTACGAAAAGTTATTAGAAACAAAAAAGCTTTTCCTAATGATATGTCAGTTTTTAAAATATTTTATTTAGCAATTGAAAATATAACAAAAAAATGAACATTGCCTATTCAAAATTGAAATACAGCAATTGCTCATTTTATGATAAAATTTGAAGATAGAATTAATCTGAACTAG
- the typA gene encoding translational GTPase TypA: MSEQEKVSAEQKIINIAVIAHVDVGKSTLVDALLKQSNIFHQNQVIVEQIMDSNDQERQRGITIYSKNCSIMHGNTKINIIDTPGHADFSSEVERIMKTVDCVILLVDSVEGPMPQTRFVLQKALEHNLNPILMINKIDKKDQRIEEVKDEVLELFMELNANDEQLDFPTLYGITKQGIAQYELNQPSENLEPLFETIIKHAKISKLVKYNEPLQMQISSLDYDSFIGRIGIGRLFQGTISEGQEIIVVDDYDLKRKAKVKYLFVYQGLKRVAVKNAVAGDIVCIAGIENITIGNTICDKDNVVPMEPITIQAPTMSMNFLVNNSPFSGTEGKLVTSNKIKERLTRELETNVGLKIEQLSGSNADGFKVFGRGELHLSVLIENMRREGFELGISKPEVVFKKDEKGHTTEPVEEIILNHPTEYSSTVINNLNLRKGIMTNMDSDNVRDKIIFHIPTRGLIGFGRQYVNITRGTGVMVRSFLTYEPLKGEINNNRNGVLVSMITGTTLPYALNSLEERGTLFVKPQTKVYEGMIIGLSNRDKDLDVNPCKAKQLTNTRSSGNDEAVRLTPPTIFSLEESLEFIASDELVEVTPQNIRMRKKFLTENERKQNRNRK; this comes from the coding sequence ATGTCTGAACAAGAAAAAGTTTCTGCTGAACAAAAAATTATTAATATTGCAGTGATAGCACACGTCGATGTTGGAAAATCAACATTAGTTGATGCTTTATTAAAGCAATCAAATATTTTTCATCAAAACCAAGTTATTGTTGAACAAATAATGGATAGTAATGATCAAGAACGTCAACGAGGAATTACTATTTATTCTAAAAATTGTTCAATCATGCATGGTAATACAAAAATTAATATTATTGATACACCTGGTCATGCTGACTTTTCCTCTGAAGTTGAAAGAATTATGAAAACAGTAGACTGTGTTATTTTACTAGTTGATAGTGTTGAAGGACCAATGCCACAAACTCGTTTTGTATTGCAAAAAGCACTAGAACATAACTTAAATCCAATTTTAATGATTAACAAAATTGATAAAAAGGACCAAAGAATTGAAGAAGTAAAAGATGAAGTATTAGAACTTTTTATGGAATTAAATGCTAATGATGAACAGTTAGACTTTCCAACACTTTATGGAATTACTAAACAAGGTATTGCCCAATATGAATTGAATCAACCAAGTGAAAATTTAGAACCATTATTCGAAACAATTATTAAACATGCTAAAATTTCTAAATTAGTAAAATATAATGAGCCTTTACAAATGCAAATTAGTTCATTAGATTATGATAGTTTTATTGGCAGAATTGGAATTGGTAGATTATTTCAAGGTACTATTTCTGAAGGACAAGAAATAATTGTTGTTGATGATTATGATTTAAAAAGAAAAGCAAAAGTAAAATATTTATTTGTTTATCAAGGATTAAAACGAGTAGCTGTTAAAAACGCTGTTGCTGGTGATATTGTTTGCATAGCGGGTATTGAAAATATAACAATTGGTAATACTATTTGTGATAAAGATAATGTTGTGCCAATGGAACCAATTACAATACAGGCTCCAACAATGTCAATGAATTTCCTTGTCAATAATTCACCATTTTCTGGAACTGAAGGTAAACTAGTAACTAGTAATAAAATTAAAGAACGTTTAACAAGAGAATTAGAAACTAATGTTGGTTTAAAAATAGAACAATTATCTGGAAGTAATGCTGATGGTTTTAAAGTTTTTGGTCGTGGTGAATTACATTTATCTGTTTTAATTGAAAATATGCGTCGCGAAGGCTTTGAATTAGGTATTTCTAAACCGGAAGTAGTATTTAAAAAAGATGAAAAAGGACACACCACTGAACCAGTCGAAGAAATTATTTTAAATCATCCTACTGAATATAGTAGTACTGTTATTAATAATTTAAATCTAAGAAAAGGTATTATGACTAATATGGATTCTGATAATGTTCGTGATAAAATTATTTTTCATATTCCAACAAGAGGATTAATTGGATTTGGTCGTCAATACGTTAATATTACTCGCGGAACAGGTGTTATGGTTCGTAGTTTCCTTACATATGAACCATTAAAAGGCGAAATTAATAATAATAGAAATGGTGTTCTAGTAAGTATGATTACAGGGACAACATTACCTTATGCTTTAAATTCTTTAGAAGAACGTGGTACTTTATTTGTTAAACCACAAACTAAAGTGTATGAAGGAATGATTATTGGTTTAAGTAATCGTGATAAAGATTTAGATGTTAATCCTTGCAAAGCAAAACAATTAACAAATACTAGAAGTTCAGGTAATGATGAAGCTGTTAGATTAACACCACCAACTATTTTTAGTTTAGAAGAATCTTTAGAATTTATTGCTAGCGATGAATTAGTTGAAGTAACACCACAAAATATTCGTATGCGTAAAAAATTCTTGACTGAAAATGAACGTAAACAAAATAGAAATCGTAAGTAA
- a CDS encoding transposase-like zinc-binding domain-containing protein, which translates to MYHYFSTKLKEKFEAVEQKFKEKGIQCPDCSSFLCTKYGSKDYKQIYKCESCNITFHAFKNHYFYWSHLSHDQWDLLIQIATLGQSAYIISQFINTTNKTFNFVEK; encoded by the coding sequence ATGTATCATTACTTTTCTACAAAATTAAAGGAAAAATTTGAAGCAGTCGAACAAAAATTCAAAGAGAAAGGGATTCAATGTCCAGATTGTAGTTCTTTTTTGTGTACTAAATATGGTAGTAAAGATTATAAGCAAATATATAAATGTGAAAGTTGTAATATTACTTTTCATGCTTTTAAAAATCATTATTTTTATTGAAGTCATTTATCTCATGATCAATGAGATTTATTGATACAAATAGCTACTTTAGGTCAATCTGCTTACATTATTTCTCAATTTATTAATACTACAAATAAAACCTTTAATTTTGTAGAAAAGTAA
- a CDS encoding IS256 family transposase, translating to MAKKQNINNNDPISKAVDLLLENTEDLTTVFKEGGLYKELTKRLVEKMLNSEMQNYLGYEKNQHSNTENARNGTSSKKLITQQGKIEIDVPRDRNSDFTPVIVAKRQRRFDGFDQQVLSLYAKGMTLSDIRMQLQELYHGADISESVISQITDDVIDDVKAWQNRPLESIYPIVYFDCIVVKVRQDKRIINKSVYIALGVDLEGKKDVLGLWISENEGAKFWLANFTEMKNRGLNDILIACSDNLTGMSEAIQAVYPKTEHQLCIVHQIRNSLKYVSYKHRKTLVTDLKPIYSACSEEQAMQALELFESKWNKQYPQIAKSWYKNWENLMIFISYPAEIKRVIYTTNAIESVNSQLRKVIRNKKAFPNDMSVFKIFYLAIENITKKWTLPIQNWNTAIAHFMIKFEDRINLN from the coding sequence ATGGCTAAAAAACAAAATATTAATAATAATGATCCAATATCAAAAGCAGTAGATTTATTATTAGAAAATACTGAAGATTTAACAACAGTTTTTAAAGAAGGGGGTTTATATAAAGAATTAACAAAACGTTTAGTTGAAAAAATGTTGAATTCTGAAATGCAAAATTATTTAGGATATGAAAAAAATCAACATAGTAATACTGAAAATGCTCGTAATGGTACAAGTTCAAAAAAATTAATAACTCAACAAGGTAAAATTGAGATTGATGTACCAAGAGATCGCAATAGTGATTTTACTCCTGTAATAGTTGCAAAAAGACAGCGAAGATTTGATGGTTTTGATCAACAAGTGCTTTCACTATATGCAAAAGGTATGACTCTATCTGACATTAGAATGCAGTTACAAGAGTTATATCATGGTGCTGATATTAGTGAAAGTGTTATTAGTCAAATTACTGATGATGTTATTGATGATGTCAAAGCATGACAAAATCGACCATTAGAAAGCATTTATCCGATTGTTTATTTTGATTGTATAGTAGTTAAAGTTCGACAAGATAAACGGATTATTAACAAATCAGTTTATATAGCATTAGGAGTTGATTTAGAAGGTAAAAAAGATGTTTTAGGCTTATGAATTAGTGAAAATGAAGGTGCTAAATTTTGATTAGCTAATTTCACAGAAATGAAAAATCGAGGCTTAAATGATATTTTGATTGCTTGTAGTGATAATTTAACAGGCATGTCAGAAGCAATACAAGCAGTTTATCCTAAAACAGAACATCAATTATGCATTGTTCATCAAATTCGAAATAGTTTAAAATATGTTTCATACAAACATCGAAAAACTCTAGTTACAGATTTAAAACCAATTTATAGTGCATGTAGTGAAGAACAAGCAATGCAAGCTTTAGAATTATTTGAAAGTAAATGAAATAAACAATATCCCCAAATTGCTAAATCTTGATATAAAAATTGAGAAAATTTGATGATTTTTATTAGTTATCCTGCAGAAATCAAAAGAGTAATTTATACAACAAATGCTATTGAATCTGTTAATAGTCAATTACGAAAAGTTATTAGAAACAAAAAAGCTTTTCCTAATGATATGTCAGTTTTTAAAATATTTTATTTAGCAATTGAAAATATAACAAAAAAATGAACATTGCCTATTCAAAATTGAAATACAGCAATTGCTCATTTTATGATAAAATTTGAAGACAGAATTAATCTAAACTAG